The Thermotoga sp. SG1 region CGAAAAGGTGGAAGCTCCTCGCAAGGTGATAACAGTGGAGACAGAATACGGAAAGATCCCTGTGAAAGTAGCATATTTTGATTCTGAAGCCGTGAACGTCTCTCCAGAGTACGAAGCCTGCAAAAAGTTGGCACAGGAAAAAAAGATACCACTCAAAGAGGTTTATAACGCAGTCTGCAGAAAGATATCGGAGGTTCAAGGAAATGTTTGAGAGCATCCTGAAAGCTCTTTTAAAGGGTGAAATAACACTCGATGAAGCAGAAAGGAAAATCCTGGAGACGTTCTATGAAAGAACTGATGAGTTGATGCTCGATCTGGAAAGAGAAAGACGGCAAGGCTTTCCTGAAATCGTTTTTGCATCTGGGAAAACTCTCGAACACATAATCCTGGCCGTGGAAAAGTTTCTGGAGAAGAAGGGAGTCGCTTTTGTTTCCCATCTGGATGAGGAAAAGAAAAAGTTGGTAAAGGACAGATTCAGAGAGTACGAGATAAAAGAAGCAGGCAGACTTCTGGTTGTAAAGAAGAACAATCTTTCAGAAAGACTGGATGGAACAGTGGGCATAATAACCGCGGGAACTTCCGATGTTCCCTTTGCTGAAGAGACTTCTTTCATACTCGAAGAACTTGGTGTCACGGTGAAAAAGGTCTACGATGCGGGAGTTGCAGGAATACACCGATCTTTTTACGCAATGAAACAGGTAAAGGATGCTGATCTCATCGTAGTTTTCGCCGGGATGGAAGGAATTTTACCCTCTCTGGTTGCTTCTTTGACGGATCTTCCCGTGATAGCGGTTCCCACACCTGTCGGTTACGGACACGGTGGAGAAGGTATGGGAGCTCTTACAACGATGCTTCAAACGTGTGTTCCTGGCCTTCTTGTGGTGAACATAGGAAACACCGTCGGTGCCGCTGCAGCCGCCGTGAGGATCCTGAGGAAAATCGGGAGTGCAAGAAGATGAGCAAGATCAGAAAGATCCTGGAGGCTCTGAAAGAAAAGAAGAAGGTTGTGGTGATGTTTTCGGGAGGAGTGGACAGTACACTCCTTGCAAAACTCTCTTACGAAGCACTGGGTGAAAACAGTGTGGCGCTCACAATAGATTCTCCTGTCATTCCAAGAAGAGAAATAGAAGAGGCAAAAAAACTGGCAGATCTCATTGGAATAAGACACGAATTCATCGAGTTGGACGAACTCAAGAGCAGACATCTCATAGAGAATCCTCCAGACAGGTGTTATCTGTGTAGAAAACTGAGAGACAGCGTTGTGAAGAACTGGGCAAAAGAACATGGATTCGAAGTGGTAGCGGACGGTTTGAATTTCTCTGACCTTCGAGATTACAGACCGGGTGTGAAGGCCTCTACGGAGGATGGTATCTGGCATCCTTTCATAGACTTCGAGGTGACAAAGGAAGAAATCAGGGAGTTCTCAAGAAAACTGAACCTTCCAACCTGGAACAAACCTGCCATGGCCTGTCTGTGTTCTAGATTCCCATACGGATTTGGTCTGGATGAGGGGAAAGTCAGAATGGTGGAGGCGGCAGAGAACTTTCTCAGAGATCTTGGCTTTGAAGAGGTGAGAGTAAGATTTTTCCCGTACAGAGTGGCACTGATCGAGTTAAAGAAGGAGGATATGGGACTTTTCATGGAAGAAAAGGAAAGGATCGTTTCGAGGCTTCGAGAAATAGGTTTTTCCTTTGTGACGCTGGATCTGGAAGGTCTGGTGAGTGGTAAACTGAACAGGACCATTGAAGATGTTTCAAAGTAATTTCTTGGTAACTAAGAAGAAATATTAGTTTACGATACTATATTGTACGGAAGTATATTTTTGTATTATCTACTTTAGAAGATATAAAGAAACAAAGTGTAGATATGTCAAAATTTTATCATTCACGATATTAATCAATAGAATATTAGTTGATATAGCTATTCTTGTTTTATATCAA contains the following coding sequences:
- the larB gene encoding nickel pincer cofactor biosynthesis protein LarB, translated to MFESILKALLKGEITLDEAERKILETFYERTDELMLDLERERRQGFPEIVFASGKTLEHIILAVEKFLEKKGVAFVSHLDEEKKKLVKDRFREYEIKEAGRLLVVKKNNLSERLDGTVGIITAGTSDVPFAEETSFILEELGVTVKKVYDAGVAGIHRSFYAMKQVKDADLIVVFAGMEGILPSLVASLTDLPVIAVPTPVGYGHGGEGMGALTTMLQTCVPGLLVVNIGNTVGAAAAAVRILRKIGSARR
- the larE gene encoding ATP-dependent sacrificial sulfur transferase LarE, producing MSKIRKILEALKEKKKVVVMFSGGVDSTLLAKLSYEALGENSVALTIDSPVIPRREIEEAKKLADLIGIRHEFIELDELKSRHLIENPPDRCYLCRKLRDSVVKNWAKEHGFEVVADGLNFSDLRDYRPGVKASTEDGIWHPFIDFEVTKEEIREFSRKLNLPTWNKPAMACLCSRFPYGFGLDEGKVRMVEAAENFLRDLGFEEVRVRFFPYRVALIELKKEDMGLFMEEKERIVSRLREIGFSFVTLDLEGLVSGKLNRTIEDVSK